From Pseudomonas sp. stari2:
TTCGGGTTTCGCCCGTTACTATGAGCAACGCAATGCGCGCCTCGATGCCCTGCAGGAGGGTTATGTGCGCGTGCATCTGGAAGTTCGTCCAGAGGGCGAGGGTGGTTGTCTGGTCGTGCGTGTCGAAGACAGTGGCAAAGGCTTTGACGTGGCTCGGGTGATGGAGCGGCCGCTCGACGGTGTCCGCCTGTCGGGGCGCGGCGTCAGTCTGATCCGGCAATTGAGCAGGAATCCAAGCTGGTCGGACGATGGTCGTAGTGCTCGCGTGGAGTTTTTCTGGGAGGCTCTGGCATAATCCGCGCATTCTTGATCAAGGAGTGAACAAGTGACTGATGCCTGTGTAGATCGCGACGTGCTGAGTGCGTTGCAAGAAGTCATGGAGGATGGCTATCCGGAGTTGCTGGATACGTTCCTGGCAGATTCCGAAGCGCGCCTGCGTGAATTGCAAAAAACCGCCGATGCCGAAGCCCTGTCGTCTGTCGCCCACAGTTTCAAAGGCAGTAGCAGCAACATGGGCGCAACCCGCCTGGCCGAGCTCTGCCAGGAGCTGGAGCAGCACGCCAAAGACAAGAGCCCGTCCGAAATTATCAAGCTGGTGGCCGAAATCCACGATGAATTCGCGGATGTGCGCCCCGTCTATGAAGCCGAGCGCCAGCGCTCTCCCGCCCATTGAGTCAACCGTCCGGCGTTTTTATCCGGCGCCGGACGAAACTGGCCCGGCACTTGCAGTCATCTCGTTCAACTGTACCTACGATCCCAGTGCAGCGGAGACCGTGCCATGCCTGCAACCCCTAACATTCTTCTTCAGACTGCCGCCCAGGCCAAGGCGCAAGCCGCCTCTGCCAAACCGTCAGTGGTGGCCGCAGGCCCCGGGGACAAGGCTTCGAGCTTCGCTCAGGTATTTTCCGATCAGGGGCAGAACAAGCCTTCCGCAACGGTCGATAACTCGGTAAAACCCGCACGCGACAAGGTCGCCGACAACAGCGGTAAGAAAGACGCCGGCAAGGATCAGTCTGCCGCTCCGGACGCGACGGTTGCCGATAGCGGCAAAGCCTTGCCCGCCGACAAAACCTCGTCGACTGCAACGGATGATCCGGTGGCCAGCGACGATACCTCCGATACGCCGACCACGCCGGTCGCCGACACCACACCGGTTGTGGATCCGACGCTGGACCCGGCGCTGATGCAGGTCCTGCAGCCGGTTGTCACGCCACCGGTGGTCGCTGCGCCGGTCATTGAGGCACCGGTGAAGCCTGAGACCCAGGCGCCCGCGGTGGCGGCATTGCCGGCTGCTGCCACGGCAGAGCCTGCCGCCGACAGTGATTTCGATCCCGAGGCTGATCCACTCGATTCGTTGCCGGCCGTGCGCATGGCGATGGAGCAGAGCGGTCATATTTCCGCGTCCAGCCAGTCGCAACCCAAGGCGACGCCGGCCCAGACCCAGGCTGACGGTGAGTTGACCTCGGCGCAGACCTTCGCCGCCGGCATGGCCAGCATGCTGGATGTGCAGGCCGACAAGGACAGCACCAGTCAGGGGGGCGAAAAAGCCTTCAGTGGTCTGATCGACGATGGTCTGAAAGACCTGAAATCCGCCACCAGCGATACCCGCGTCGATGATTTCGCCAACCGTCTGGCGGCACTGACTCAGGCGGCCACACCGAAAACCGCCAACGCGGTGCCGGTGAATCAGCCGATTGCCATGCATCAGAACGGCTGGACCGAGGAAGTGGTCAACCGCGTCATGTACCTGTCGAGCAACAACCTGAAGGCTGCCGATATCCAGTTGCAACCGGCTGAACTGGGTCGCCTGGATATTCGGGTGAACATGGTGCCGGACCAGCAGACCCAGGTGACCTTCATGAGCGCTCACCCGAGCGTTCGCGAAGCCCTCGACGGTCAGATGCATCGCCTGCGTGACATGTTCACCCAGCAAGGCATGGGGCAGGTCGATGTCAACGTGTCCGACCAGAACCGCGGCTGGCAGGGGCAGGGTCAGGAACAGGCCCAGCAGGGCCAGACGGGGCGCACCAGTGCCGCTGGCGGTCGTCTGGACTCATCGGAAGAAGAGTTGACGTCTGCGGCCGTGGCTGAAGCGGCTGCCGCCACCACTCATGTGATCGGTTCCAGCGCTGTCGACTACTACGCCTGATTCATCCTCCCCCGAGGGAGCGGCCCTGTCGGCTCCCTCGTCTGTTTTGCCACTGCTCTCCATTTCACTCCGACACTTCTGGCATAACACTTGCTCTTGCCTTGCCGTGCGACTGTGAAAACCCGATTAGTGACGGATTATTGGCATGGCGAAGAGCGAAGCAGCAGCAGTAAAAGACCCCGCAACCAAAGGCAAACTCAAGATGATCATCGCGATCGTGCTCGGGTTGCTGCTGGCCATCGGCGCGTCTGTGGGGGCGACGTGGTTCTTCATGCACAGCGCCCAGAGTAAACCTGCGGCTGCCGTGGAAACCGCTCCGGTCGGCAAGCAGCCGGCGATTTTCGAGCCGATGGCGCCGGCCTTCGTGGCCAACTACAACCAGAACGGCCGTCAGCGCTACATGCAGGTGAGCATCACCATGCTGGCGCGCAACCAGGCCGACCTTGAAGCGCTCAAAGTGCACATGCCGGTGATCCGCAACAACCTGGTGATGCTTTTCTCCGGTCAGGACTTCGCCACGCTGGCGACGCCGGTCGGTCAGGAGATGTTGCGCCAGAAGGCCACGGCCAGCGTCCAGGAAGTGGCGCAGAAAGAGCTGGGCAAAGTGGTGATCGAACAGTTGCTTTTCACTAATTTCGTACTGCAGTAGGAACACGACATGGCCGTGCAGGATCTGCTGTCCCAGGATGAAATCGACGCGTTGTTGCATGGC
This genomic window contains:
- a CDS encoding Hpt domain-containing protein: MTDACVDRDVLSALQEVMEDGYPELLDTFLADSEARLRELQKTADAEALSSVAHSFKGSSSNMGATRLAELCQELEQHAKDKSPSEIIKLVAEIHDEFADVRPVYEAERQRSPAH
- the fliL gene encoding flagellar basal body-associated protein FliL, coding for MAKSEAAAVKDPATKGKLKMIIAIVLGLLLAIGASVGATWFFMHSAQSKPAAAVETAPVGKQPAIFEPMAPAFVANYNQNGRQRYMQVSITMLARNQADLEALKVHMPVIRNNLVMLFSGQDFATLATPVGQEMLRQKATASVQEVAQKELGKVVIEQLLFTNFVLQ
- a CDS encoding flagellar hook-length control protein FliK, whose amino-acid sequence is MPATPNILLQTAAQAKAQAASAKPSVVAAGPGDKASSFAQVFSDQGQNKPSATVDNSVKPARDKVADNSGKKDAGKDQSAAPDATVADSGKALPADKTSSTATDDPVASDDTSDTPTTPVADTTPVVDPTLDPALMQVLQPVVTPPVVAAPVIEAPVKPETQAPAVAALPAAATAEPAADSDFDPEADPLDSLPAVRMAMEQSGHISASSQSQPKATPAQTQADGELTSAQTFAAGMASMLDVQADKDSTSQGGEKAFSGLIDDGLKDLKSATSDTRVDDFANRLAALTQAATPKTANAVPVNQPIAMHQNGWTEEVVNRVMYLSSNNLKAADIQLQPAELGRLDIRVNMVPDQQTQVTFMSAHPSVREALDGQMHRLRDMFTQQGMGQVDVNVSDQNRGWQGQGQEQAQQGQTGRTSAAGGRLDSSEEELTSAAVAEAAAATTHVIGSSAVDYYA